One genomic window of Paenisporosarcina antarctica includes the following:
- a CDS encoding toxic anion resistance protein yields MTENQPVNSQTRTLDDLLNAPFDSTPQKMNQDPINEQLPVKIVDRLSKEERQKAQEIASQLPAGNYEAILSFGANAQTELSGFSHQMLDHVQKNDIGPVGDILKDLMDKLGQLNPDELTNKKKSGIKRLFGKVSRSVQEIMTKYQKLSTQIDRIGIQLEHSKRGLIEDVHMLDKLYDQNKAYFQALNVYIAAAEIKRDEILNETIPAMRKKAEASSDQMAYQEVNDMAQFLDRLEKRLYDLQLSRQITIQSAPQIRMIQQTNQTLAEKIQSSIMTAIPLWKNQIAIALTLNRQMKAVASQKQVTRTTNDLLLKNSEMLKMNSIETAKENERGIVEIDTLKQTQENLLQTIEETLRIQADGRVKRKAAEVEISRMEEQLKQRLLIVHQEQENRPHT; encoded by the coding sequence ATGACCGAAAATCAACCGGTTAATAGTCAAACAAGAACTTTAGATGATTTACTAAACGCACCTTTTGATTCAACACCACAAAAGATGAATCAAGACCCTATCAATGAACAGTTGCCAGTGAAAATAGTAGATCGACTATCAAAAGAAGAAAGACAAAAAGCACAAGAAATTGCTTCTCAGCTTCCTGCAGGAAATTATGAAGCAATTCTTTCTTTTGGAGCAAATGCACAAACAGAACTTTCGGGCTTCTCTCATCAAATGCTTGATCATGTTCAAAAGAATGATATTGGACCTGTAGGAGATATTCTAAAGGATTTAATGGACAAGCTTGGACAATTAAATCCTGATGAATTAACAAACAAAAAAAAATCAGGCATTAAACGGTTATTTGGAAAAGTTTCTCGCTCTGTTCAAGAAATTATGACTAAATATCAAAAACTAAGTACACAAATCGATCGTATTGGTATCCAACTAGAACACTCTAAAAGAGGATTAATTGAAGATGTTCATATGTTAGATAAGTTGTATGATCAAAATAAAGCCTATTTCCAAGCATTAAATGTATACATTGCAGCAGCTGAAATAAAACGTGATGAAATTCTCAATGAAACAATCCCTGCGATGCGTAAAAAAGCTGAAGCTTCATCTGATCAAATGGCTTATCAAGAAGTAAATGATATGGCCCAGTTTTTAGACCGTTTAGAAAAACGCTTATATGATTTACAACTCTCCCGCCAAATTACAATACAAAGCGCTCCACAAATCCGTATGATTCAACAAACCAATCAGACGTTAGCTGAGAAAATTCAATCGTCTATCATGACGGCAATTCCTTTATGGAAGAATCAAATTGCAATTGCTTTAACACTAAATCGTCAAATGAAAGCAGTGGCATCACAAAAACAAGTGACTAGAACCACGAATGATTTACTCTTGAAAAACTCAGAAATGCTGAAAATGAATAGTATTGAAACAGCTAAAGAAAACGAGCGTGGCATTGTAGAGATTGATACCTTGAAACAAACGCAAGAAAATTTGCTACAAACGATTGAAGAGACATTGCGCATTCAAGCAGATGGACGTGTAAAACGAAAAGCAGCTGAAGTAGAAATTTCGCGTATGGAAGAACAGTTAAAACAGCGACTCTTAATCGTTCATCAAGAACAAGAAAACCGTCCTCATACTTGA
- a CDS encoding DedA family protein, with the protein MDLTILIELVQKFGYFSMFLFNWLLLFGLPIPNEVAASFTGVLTEIKDFNPIYAFISAYLGLVSATFFAYTIGRLLGPRLINRLNRTRLKKPIHAFSKYLERRGNIAIGLSFFLPGFRWAMPYVVGANKFPLKLFLKYSILPSFIWMMIYFQLGRTFPYAYKLMLDNLQLFLISLSLLIVSIFVIRYLIIQWKMKKRTS; encoded by the coding sequence GTGGATCTTACAATTTTAATTGAACTTGTACAAAAGTTTGGATATTTTAGTATGTTTCTCTTCAACTGGCTCCTATTATTTGGATTACCTATCCCAAATGAAGTCGCTGCATCATTTACAGGAGTGCTAACGGAAATTAAGGATTTTAATCCTATCTACGCTTTTATTTCCGCCTATCTTGGATTAGTTAGCGCGACTTTTTTTGCCTATACTATCGGGCGACTATTAGGTCCAAGATTGATTAATAGGCTAAATAGAACAAGACTTAAAAAACCCATACACGCGTTTAGTAAATATTTAGAAAGACGAGGAAATATTGCTATAGGTTTAAGTTTCTTTTTACCAGGATTTCGATGGGCTATGCCTTATGTAGTCGGTGCAAATAAATTTCCATTAAAACTATTTTTGAAATACTCGATTCTTCCAAGCTTTATTTGGATGATGATTTATTTTCAGTTAGGTCGTACGTTTCCATATGCTTATAAACTTATGTTAGATAATCTCCAACTTTTTTTAATTAGTTTATCTCTATTAATTGTTAGTATATTTGTTATCCGTTATTTAATCATTCAGTGGAAAATGAAAAAGAGAACAAGCTAA
- a CDS encoding vWA domain-containing protein, producing the protein MKKRWSWNLRILGLSEVCKVSSVNRFIQFNNETINAKHMIQLEQLARALSRSPYLTLTVRKLMEFRPKEGAISISHFWKHRDSDIEKKGQLSDLYLLTAGFWRYFDLSAWNRYKEEVNHLPIREFALQLAMSAEEFRLSNLIRHQRPGTETAFVVREDVYSIFHEQQMTVNFNKGFISDSLFSFLYIALRKGSHITLLVDEYPIYFKRILSKWQFVFDSKSTADSCQICLDILYALEEELTKDLTHTFVSLHENLQETVYEDKNKRQIEQENSDNSPSSESIEEMFRTWHRENKKQQGPHLEFELTKGNKGKINDGRIEEGDESNEIDNEGTGTSTSNKKSKQLGEVNGKTDKKRTKQSGERFGDEHQNVTFEEKKINLRTDSNVKENIGIIRLQQKPLVKAFTKEIRKRIDQKQESKRTRLSKGRLTPNLTSLITDQRPKPFYKKNNPSLPMDAVFGLLVDSSASMIDKMEETKKAVLLFHDVLRNLGIRHDIVSYFEDAYEASENEQPNTFLFCHQVEDGVKDHSEAIFSLDAHEDNRDGLAIRWMAERLYSRSEKHKFILFFSDGEPSAYGYAANGIIDTAEAVIEVEKKGIHILHLFLSSEEPVEEQLQLFQMMFGSKTATAKNVDEFTTQTLRLLRRMLYLVVK; encoded by the coding sequence GTGAAAAAGCGTTGGTCATGGAACTTGCGAATACTTGGCTTAAGTGAGGTGTGTAAAGTGTCATCTGTCAATCGATTTATTCAATTCAATAATGAAACGATAAACGCCAAACACATGATTCAGTTAGAACAATTAGCTAGGGCGTTAAGTCGTAGTCCTTACTTAACATTGACTGTACGAAAGCTGATGGAATTCCGACCAAAAGAAGGAGCTATATCTATAAGTCATTTTTGGAAACATCGTGACTCTGACATAGAAAAAAAAGGGCAATTGTCTGATTTATATTTACTTACGGCTGGATTTTGGAGATATTTTGATTTATCAGCATGGAATCGATATAAAGAGGAAGTGAACCATCTACCAATCAGAGAGTTTGCCTTACAGCTAGCTATGAGTGCAGAAGAGTTTAGACTTTCTAATTTAATTAGACACCAACGTCCGGGAACTGAAACAGCATTTGTCGTACGTGAAGATGTGTATTCAATCTTTCATGAACAACAAATGACTGTAAATTTTAATAAAGGATTCATAAGTGATAGTCTATTTAGTTTTTTGTATATAGCGCTTCGAAAAGGTTCACACATAACATTGTTAGTAGATGAATATCCTATCTATTTCAAAAGAATTCTTTCAAAATGGCAGTTTGTTTTTGATTCGAAGAGTACAGCAGATAGTTGCCAAATTTGTTTAGATATTCTGTATGCTCTTGAAGAAGAGCTGACGAAAGATTTAACTCATACATTCGTTTCACTTCACGAAAACTTACAGGAGACAGTTTATGAAGATAAAAACAAGCGTCAAATTGAGCAGGAGAATTCAGATAATTCTCCATCTAGTGAATCAATTGAAGAAATGTTTAGAACATGGCATCGAGAAAATAAAAAGCAACAAGGACCTCATCTTGAATTTGAATTGACAAAAGGCAATAAAGGGAAGATAAATGATGGGCGTATAGAAGAGGGCGACGAATCAAACGAAATTGATAACGAGGGAACAGGTACGTCTACATCAAATAAAAAAAGTAAACAATTAGGGGAAGTCAACGGAAAGACTGATAAGAAACGAACAAAACAATCAGGAGAACGATTCGGTGATGAACATCAAAATGTAACGTTCGAAGAAAAGAAAATTAATCTACGAACCGATTCTAACGTGAAAGAAAATATTGGGATCATTCGTTTACAACAAAAACCTTTAGTTAAAGCATTTACAAAAGAAATTCGCAAACGAATAGATCAAAAGCAGGAAAGCAAACGAACACGTTTATCAAAAGGAAGATTAACCCCAAATCTGACCTCTTTAATAACGGATCAAAGGCCAAAACCTTTTTACAAAAAAAATAATCCATCGCTCCCAATGGATGCTGTATTTGGTCTTTTAGTAGATAGTTCAGCTTCGATGATTGATAAAATGGAAGAGACGAAAAAAGCAGTGCTCTTATTCCATGATGTATTGAGAAATTTAGGGATTCGACATGATATTGTTTCTTATTTTGAAGATGCCTACGAAGCATCTGAAAACGAACAGCCAAACACGTTTTTATTTTGTCATCAAGTTGAAGATGGTGTAAAAGATCACTCTGAAGCGATTTTTTCATTGGATGCTCATGAAGATAATCGAGACGGGTTAGCCATTCGTTGGATGGCAGAACGACTTTATAGTCGAAGCGAGAAGCATAAATTCATCTTGTTTTTTTCTGATGGAGAACCGTCTGCATATGGTTATGCGGCGAATGGGATTATCGATACAGCTGAGGCCGTTATTGAAGTAGAGAAAAAGGGAATTCACATCCTTCATTTGTTTTTAAGTTCTGAAGAACCAGTAGAAGAGCAATTACAATTATTTCAAATGATGTTTGGTTCAAAAACAGCTACCGCGAAAAATGTTGATGAATTCACCACCCAAACGTTGAGATTGCTACGTCGTATGCTATATCTGGTTGTTAAATAA
- a CDS encoding ATP-binding protein, with amino-acid sequence MRVQSIIEKSQTKRIERKHTIDHAVLIGKGGYVSPLEHLWEDLLLSVVLQKNILLKGPSGSGKTKLAESISSLFEQPMHSINCSVDLDAEALLGFKTLIQDNGQTAIDFVEGPVIQAMRYGHILYIDEINMAKPETLPILHSVLDHRRMLTNPYTGEVLQAHEDFTVIAAINEGYIGTTPLNEALKNRFISFSIPYLTGEPLRALFVREFPEAKPSLINTMLSLAEDTFIQVQNGLLSEEAASIRSLLDATELAQYIDPKRAIRYAIAEKLEDESEKALVMELANTWLK; translated from the coding sequence TTGAGGGTACAATCCATCATCGAAAAGTCACAAACAAAACGAATAGAAAGAAAACATACGATAGACCACGCAGTATTAATTGGAAAAGGGGGCTATGTATCTCCACTAGAACATTTATGGGAAGACCTATTACTTAGTGTTGTGTTGCAAAAAAATATCTTACTAAAAGGTCCCTCTGGATCTGGTAAGACGAAATTAGCCGAATCCATATCTTCTCTTTTTGAACAACCGATGCATAGTATTAATTGTTCTGTTGATTTAGATGCTGAAGCACTTCTTGGATTTAAAACATTGATTCAAGATAATGGACAGACTGCTATCGACTTTGTGGAAGGTCCTGTTATCCAAGCTATGAGATACGGTCATATATTATATATCGATGAAATAAATATGGCGAAACCTGAAACTTTACCTATTCTTCACAGCGTGCTCGATCACAGACGAATGCTTACAAATCCTTATACCGGAGAAGTTTTACAAGCACATGAAGATTTCACAGTAATTGCTGCAATTAATGAAGGTTACATTGGAACAACGCCATTAAATGAAGCCTTGAAAAATCGATTTATTTCTTTTTCTATTCCTTATTTAACAGGCGAACCACTTCGTGCACTATTCGTACGAGAATTCCCAGAAGCTAAACCGTCACTTATAAATACAATGCTTAGTCTTGCTGAAGATACATTTATTCAAGTCCAGAATGGATTACTAAGCGAGGAAGCAGCTTCCATTCGTAGTTTGCTTGATGCAACAGAACTTGCTCAATATATTGACCCAAAACGAGCAATTCGTTATGCAATTGCAGAAAAATTAGAAGACGAAAGTGAAAAAGCGTTGGTCATGGAACTTGCGAATACTTGGCTTAAGTGA
- a CDS encoding DUF6501 family protein translates to MIHNHWKESITIKTVTCKHTNAAKFSVSNVLTSGKNYEVKNETEEFIFVIDNTGHIGGYYKEYFE, encoded by the coding sequence ATGATTCATAACCATTGGAAAGAATCCATAACGATTAAGACGGTTACTTGTAAACATACAAATGCAGCAAAATTCTCAGTATCAAATGTTTTAACTTCAGGTAAAAACTATGAAGTAAAAAATGAAACAGAAGAATTCATTTTTGTTATTGATAACACTGGTCACATTGGTGGCTATTATAAAGAATATTTTGAATAA
- a CDS encoding 5-bromo-4-chloroindolyl phosphate hydrolysis family protein has product MIEVKYFFVRHLLSIPIFIGSWTALQSGLAVHFALAGLLSIGTYAISNQLIKMVQSRIIVSKFGLTFTEYRHIKLQLKEAKIKLKQLNGYYLKVRSIRAFKQLFEMNNLSKRIFQIVKTNPSKFYQVESFFYAHLDTAVELTSKYTLLVSQPVKALDVQIALQDTRDTLLELNQVMEKDLRQVLSSDIEHLKMELDFAKISLKKHETPLLLKGELQDDRKSTG; this is encoded by the coding sequence ATGATCGAAGTAAAGTACTTTTTCGTTCGACATTTGCTGAGTATTCCTATATTTATCGGAAGTTGGACAGCATTACAATCAGGATTAGCCGTTCATTTCGCACTTGCAGGACTTTTATCAATTGGTACTTACGCCATTAGCAATCAGCTCATTAAAATGGTCCAATCACGTATTATCGTTTCAAAGTTTGGATTGACCTTCACAGAGTATCGACATATTAAACTTCAGTTAAAGGAAGCTAAAATAAAACTTAAACAATTAAATGGATATTATTTGAAAGTACGTTCAATACGAGCTTTTAAACAACTTTTTGAAATGAATAACCTTTCAAAACGTATTTTCCAAATTGTTAAAACTAATCCGAGCAAATTTTATCAAGTTGAAAGTTTTTTTTATGCTCACCTCGATACGGCAGTTGAACTTACGTCTAAATATACATTACTTGTTTCTCAGCCGGTGAAAGCACTTGATGTACAAATTGCTTTACAAGATACTCGCGACACACTGCTTGAGCTTAATCAAGTAATGGAGAAAGACTTGCGTCAAGTTCTGTCTTCAGATATTGAACATTTAAAAATGGAACTAGATTTCGCCAAAATTTCACTTAAAAAACATGAAACTCCCCTACTGTTGAAAGGAGAATTACAAGATGACCGAAAATCAACCGGTTAA